From Pan paniscus chromosome 9, NHGRI_mPanPan1-v2.0_pri, whole genome shotgun sequence, the proteins below share one genomic window:
- the LOC100981351 gene encoding NADPH--cytochrome P450 reductase-like → MRRPGSSRGLTRARGSVEKGMRVQGGRRLWGRTAEPVREARWASEGAGACGGSREGASTMQPPPSAPAAAAGGPPPPPTAALFLSSPGWSAVARSQLIAVSASHVQEILSSSKVHPNSVHICAVVVEYETKAGRINKGVATNWLRAKEPAGENGGRALVPMFVRKSQFRLPFKATTPVIMVGPGTGVAPFIGFIQERAWLRQQGKEVGETLLYYGCRRSDEDYLYREELAQFHRDGALTQLNVAFSREQSHKVYVQHLLKRDREHLWKLIEGGAHIYVCGDARNMARDVQNTFYDIVAELGAMEHAQAVDYIKKLMTKGRYSLDVWS, encoded by the exons ATGCGGAGACCAGGTTCTTCGAGGGGGCTCACGAGAGCGCGGGGCTCCGTGGAAAAGGGAATGAGAGTCCAAGGGGGAAGGCGTCTGTGGGGGAGGACTGCAGAGCCTGTGAGGGAAGCGCGATGGGCGAGCGAGGGGGCGGGAGCGTGTGGGGGAAGCCGTGAGGGGGCGTCTACTATGCAGCCACCACCTTCGGCTCCGGCTGCAGCCGCGGGAGGGCCGCCTCCCCCGCCCACAGCCGCGCTATT tctctccagcccaggctggagtgcagtggcgcgatctcaactcattgcagtctctgcctcccatgttcaagaaattctctcATCCTCCAAGGTCCACCCCAACTCTGTGCACATCTGTGCGGTGGTTGTGGAGTACGAGACCAAGGCCGGCCGCATCAACAAGGGCGTGGCCACCAACTGGCTGCGGGCCAAGGAGCCTGCCGGGGAGAACGGCGGCCGTGCGCTGGTGCCCATGTTCGTGCGCAAGTCCCAGTTCCGCCTGCCCTTCAAGGCCACCACGCCTGTCATCATGGTGGGCCCCGGCACCGGGGTGGCACCCTTCATAGGCTTCATCCAGGAGCGGGCCTGGCTGCGACAGCAGGGCAAGGAGGTGGGGGAGACGCTGTTGTACTACGGCTGCCGCCGCTCGGATGAGGACTACCTGTACCGGGAGGAGCTGGCGCAGTTCCACAGGGACGGTGCGCTCACCCAGCTCAACGTGGCCTTCTCCCGGGAGCAGTCCCACAAGGTCTACGTCCAGCACCTGCTAAAGCGAGACCGAGAGCACCTGTGGAAGTTGATCGAAGGCGGTGCCCACATCTACGTCTGTGGGGATGCACGGAACATGGCCAGGGATGTGCAGAACACCTTCTACGACATCGTGGCTGAGCTCGGGGCCATGGAGCACGCGCAGGCGGTGGACTACATCAAGAAACTGATGACCAAGGGCCGCTACTCCCTGGACGTGTGGAGCTAg